A single uncultured Methanobrevibacter sp. DNA region contains:
- the cmk gene encoding (d)CMP kinase — protein sequence MIITIGGLAGTGTTTTAELLSEKLNIPYISAGFVFREMAAERGMSVLEFSEFAEGNDDIDKEIDRRQAQKAKEADNLIIEGRLSAFFVDNADLRLWLVTPFDVRSKRIAEREDKTVDVAKNEIIIREKSEALRYLEIHNIDISNMDIYDLIINTDTFNPENVSEIIIQTLKVI from the coding sequence ATGATAATTACTATCGGTGGGTTAGCTGGAACCGGAACAACAACTACTGCTGAATTACTTTCAGAGAAGTTGAATATTCCTTATATCTCTGCAGGTTTTGTTTTCAGAGAAATGGCTGCAGAAAGAGGTATGAGTGTTCTTGAATTTAGTGAATTTGCCGAAGGTAATGATGATATTGATAAAGAAATTGATAGAAGGCAAGCTCAAAAAGCTAAGGAAGCAGATAACTTAATAATTGAGGGCAGGTTATCAGCATTCTTTGTTGATAATGCTGATTTAAGACTTTGGTTAGTAACTCCATTTGATGTTCGATCTAAACGAATAGCTGAAAGAGAAGATAAAACTGTGGATGTAGCTAAAAACGAAATAATTATTCGTGAAAAAAGTGAAGCCTTAAGATACCTAGAAATCCATAATATAGACATTTCTAATATGGATATCTATGATTTAATTATAAATACTGATACTTTCAATCCTGAAAATGTATCAGAAATCATTATTCAAACATTAAAGGTGATATAA